The Leptolyngbya sp. CCY15150 nucleotide sequence GCAGCACTGGGTTGGGGGTGACTTCGTAGGTCACCCGAACCCCCAGAGGTGTATCGGATGGTACGGCGCGCACGTTAGAAAACCATCCGGTTTCAAAAATGGCGTTGATGTCGTTTTGTAGCTGGGAACGGGTAGAAGTTTGACCTGGCTGGGTTTGCACGACCTCATAGATTGAATCCCTTAGTTCGGAAGGCAATTCCCCGTTGGAGGTTGCTATGACCACCTCAGCAACTAACACCGGAGTCTCTGAATTCGTTTCGGTGGTTTCGCCCTCACCTCCAGTTGGGATGCCTTGTTTATCTTGGGTAAACAGTTGACTGTCTTGATCGAGCCCTCTGCCCTCTAGACCGTTGGAAAGAGTGGGGCTTAGGCGACCTTGAGTTGTAAGAGCCAGGGTTTGGGAATTAGTGTGATTGAGCAGGGACGGCCCAGTATGGGAATAAGACTGAATGGTTCGCTGTGGAACAGGGTTAAAGGCTTGTGCCACGTCGGCGAGTAAATAGCAACAGACTAACAGAGACAGTAGTACTCCGCAGGCTCTGAGCCATAGTGAACTTGAGCGACGAGATGGGGGCTTGGGCAGTGGTTTGGTCATAATAGTCTGAACAACAGAGACAGATGATCTACAAGGAGATTGGAAAGAGCGTTAATTGGGTTCTGGTAGGGAAGGGGTAAATAAGCCAGGGCAGTTGTCCGACAGGTTAGTGAGACGATCGGACTGGGCATAAACCTGACATAAAAGCGAATCCCATAGTGGGGCAAACTGCTGTGGGTCTGATGTTTTGAGAGTATTTACCTCCGCTAGCAGGTCAAACCAGTAAAGGGAGTCTACCAACGCTAAGTAGGTGGGCTGAGTATCGTTTAGATCATCCCTTAGTGCGGCGGCTTCGTCTGCAGTGACGCGCTGAATCCAACCATTAACAGTAGCGTCACCCGAACGATTCCCAGGATTACAAAGAATAGAGAAAACCCAACGGTAGCGTTGCCCTGGCGTGAGAGGTGGTTGATCCTCATTCCAAGAGATAGGCATTAATCCTGAGGTCGATGGTACCAAGGTTTTATGTTCGTATAGGATAATCTCGTCGTCGTCGATCAGCACAAACTCTGCCTGCAACCGGCCATTACCTTCGTAGGGTACATAGAACCACCAAGTGGGGTAGCCAGATAGTACAGGTTCCAGATAGGGAATGCCGGTTTCCGTTGAGACGGGCACAATGGCGAGCAACTCTTCGGTTGTATAGAGGCAGCGATCATGATTAGCCCCGCCTTGGCTAGTAGAACCGCTAGTGGCTGTGGGGCTGGGTCGAGAAGTTAGCCGTCGCCACAGATCACTCCAAAACCCTTCTTGACTGTCAGACTGAGCATATAAGGGTGGTGAAGAAAAATCAGGACTGGCCATCGTAGGAGATATCGCCAACATCAATCCAAGCAAAACTAAGATTGGAAAAATCAACCGCGTACGACTCATCATGGATTAGTGCCTCGTCGATTGGACTTTGCTGGTTCTACGAATGGGTCTCGAAGCCTGAGGTCAGTATAAACCACTATTCCGTTAGACAAAATAAAAGACACCATGGGAGGAATCATCGGAATCCATCCTGCAGCTAACCCCATAGTGAGTCGGCAAACTATATAAATTAATAGTCCTCCCCCTATTAAGGAAGTGACTAGCCATCGAGGGTGCTCTCGCCCAACAGTTCCTAGCAACGCTCCCGCGATCGCCCAGCCCGCTATCCAGAGCCACTCCCCCCACTGAGGCCACACCCAAATTTGCCGCCGTTCTCCCAGAAAAAGACTAATGAGTTGATCAACCATATGAGCATGCAGCGTCACGCCAGAAACAGTAACGCCGTAAGGAGTCAAAAATTTATCGCTGGCGCGGTCTTCATCGGTGAGACCAATCAGAACTATTTTGTCTTCGAATTGCTCTGTAAAAGTACTTGGCTGCTCCACATCAGGCTGTAAATCCGCGATAGAAACATGAGTGAATGCTGCCCGCAAATTGTTGCCTGCTGGTTCTCGATAGTTGAGCATCAGCTCAAAGGCTCCTGGATCGATAGCAGAATATCCGCCGTACATGTAAGCGTTAATACGCTCGATGAGAGTTGGATCAAAGATATCCGGTAGGTCAGTAAGGGTGATTGGTTGGCTTCTTGTTACCTGGCTGTCTGTCTGAGCAGCTTCAATATCATCTTGAATGACTGGCTCGATGGTTGCAGGTTCACCGTTGAGATAGTGGAGCGCAATCAAGGCGTTAAAGGCGACCTCTGCTTGACATGCAGAGGTCGCCTTTTCAAATTCAGGCAAACCATTACCGACTAAATGGCGGCGCATTACCCTATCGGTATCGACTGCAAAGTTGCTAAAGCCAACAAGCTCTGGGGGAATAACCTCGGCAGATGGCGGTGGTACTGAGTCTTGCCATTCTTTAGTAGAACTGTAGTAGGGTTGATTGCACAGTCCATAGATGATGGCTGGTGGTGCAGGGTTAGCCTGAGTAAGTGGGTCTAAATTCAGATTGCTGTTGACTGGTGATTGGAACGCTGCTAAGGCTGGTTCAGTCCAGGTTTCCAAATCTGGTGGCAAATACCAGTCAACGCCAATTATCTGTGCACCATATTCCTGTAGTTGGTTGATTGCATTAATAAGCACTTCGTCATTGACATCATCGGCTAGCGTCCTAGGTTTATTAGGAGGTTGGGTTTCTACATCTTCCGGAGTGACTTCTACAACAATGATGCGATCACTGATCGGCTCCGGCATTCTGGCGGTAAGTACGTGGTCGTAAGCTTTCAACTCCAAAAATTCAAAACCACCCAAAATTCTTGCAATGGTGACTGCGATCGCCACCACAGCACCCCGCTTTAAGCCCCATTGGAGAAGGTGCCGTCGGGCTGGCCCCTTTAGACGTGGATCATCAATGTCTAAAAGGGGTGGTGAGGGTTTAAGGACTGGTTCGATGGCTTTTTGCAGCGATTCTAGCCCTGGGCCTATGGGACTTTCTAACCAGTTCAATAATTCGGGTATCCGTTGACCTTGAGGGGCACTGGCGGGCGAGATATTACCCCTTGGTGGGTTGAGGGCATATAAAACCGCTTCAAATTGGGGAGTGGGAAGGGCGAGGAGGAATTGATAAAGTTCAGTGCGAGTTTGGGGGACGGGGGATGGGGATAATGAGGGAAGAGGGGAATGGAACCTAGATTCGATAGTGTCTTCCCGCTTGCGGGGTGTTCCAAAAGAAAGGGGAAAGGGAGTAGAGCGTTTGAGTAGAATGGGGATGGCGGATTCGGATTTGCCTGCCAGTTCGATGGCAGCACAGCCCAAGTCAAAGGCAAACTCTACAGAACGTCCAGCCCCTAACGCATCGTAGAAGCCCACAGCAAACTCGATGGCGGCGCGATCTCCAATGCTACGGCTCATGCCGATCACGTAAGGAACATACTCAGCAATGACTTTAGCTTGGATTTGGGAATAACAGCCATTGAGTACAACACAGTGAATCGGCTCAGGAAATTCGTCTGCATTGGCAAATATAGAGAATAGTTTTGCTAAAGCCTCACCGGATACTAGCCTGACCTGTCCAACCTCATCCTCAAAAACCAACCCTTCTTCGCCCTCTCCGTGTCCAGAAAAGTGTACAATCTGCGGGGTTTCATCCAGCATGGCACGTTGGATATCGCGGGGACGGGCGGCTAATCGTTGAGCTAGAGTAAAGCGATCCCGATGGTGGGCACGTCGCAGTCCTTCTTGGATATCGCGCAATTCTTCATCTAGGCGCAGGTGAGAGGTAGTTTTGGGGTTTGCTGCCAGAATCAAGATTTTAGACATAGCCATAGGGAAAATATACTGCATACTATAAACCATCTGCCTTTTGGGCTCATCACAGTCTTTAACTGCCTGTTTTCCCAGATAGATAGCTGTGACTCTTTGATTAACTGTATCCCGTCTACCGACTACAAGACTGGTGCTAGAAGTACCAACTCGTCAGGTATGCTTTCTGGTGAGAAGGAAAAAAGGCGTAGCCAATGACTGATACATGCATTGATTATTGGGACAAACCCTAATGAAGTACACAAACCAGTCAAAATGTTCTAGAGCTAGAGCTCTAAATCAACTTGGCTTGTCGTTTTCTGGACTAAATGCTTCTCTGGTGACGAGCCTGATATCTGAACGCTGAGCTCCAGCTTAATTTCTGAAAGCCGACTATCACTAGGGTTTTCCTTCGCCCTAGATCGCTCCACCCGCTCAATCAGCCGCTCCAGATCCTCCGACGCATACAGCCGCAGTTCTTGCTTCACCCGGCTCACTGCCACATAAAAGCTCTCCCGCCCCACATAGCGATCCAGCGCCCCAATCACCCGCTCCGCCGACTTGCCCTGGGCCGCATGGGTCGTGCTGACCAGCGCATAGTCCAGATGCGCCAGCTCCGAACTCTCGAAGCATCCCACCTCCTTCTGGCCCCAGCGAATTAGCACCTGTCCATCTTCCAAACCCACCACCTCAAACTCCTGGCCATTGCGCCGCCCCAGAGTATGATCATTGCGCGTCCACCGCAGGCGATCGCCCACCGCAATCTCCATCTCCTCCACCTCATACACCGACTTCCG carries:
- a CDS encoding DUF928 domain-containing protein is translated as MMSRTRLIFPILVLLGLMLAISPTMASPDFSSPPLYAQSDSQEGFWSDLWRRLTSRPSPTATSGSTSQGGANHDRCLYTTEELLAIVPVSTETGIPYLEPVLSGYPTWWFYVPYEGNGRLQAEFVLIDDDEIILYEHKTLVPSTSGLMPISWNEDQPPLTPGQRYRWVFSILCNPGNRSGDATVNGWIQRVTADEAAALRDDLNDTQPTYLALVDSLYWFDLLAEVNTLKTSDPQQFAPLWDSLLCQVYAQSDRLTNLSDNCPGLFTPSLPEPN
- a CDS encoding CHASE2 domain-containing protein translates to MVAIAVTIARILGGFEFLELKAYDHVLTARMPEPISDRIIVVEVTPEDVETQPPNKPRTLADDVNDEVLINAINQLQEYGAQIIGVDWYLPPDLETWTEPALAAFQSPVNSNLNLDPLTQANPAPPAIIYGLCNQPYYSSTKEWQDSVPPPSAEVIPPELVGFSNFAVDTDRVMRRHLVGNGLPEFEKATSACQAEVAFNALIALHYLNGEPATIEPVIQDDIEAAQTDSQVTRSQPITLTDLPDIFDPTLIERINAYMYGGYSAIDPGAFELMLNYREPAGNNLRAAFTHVSIADLQPDVEQPSTFTEQFEDKIVLIGLTDEDRASDKFLTPYGVTVSGVTLHAHMVDQLISLFLGERRQIWVWPQWGEWLWIAGWAIAGALLGTVGREHPRWLVTSLIGGGLLIYIVCRLTMGLAAGWIPMIPPMVSFILSNGIVVYTDLRLRDPFVEPAKSNRRGTNP